In the genome of Drosophila melanogaster chromosome 4, one region contains:
- the PlexA gene encoding plexin A, isoform A has product MNFVLSVLLIAILKDKYDYWLPSRTGCQTLAANIWSDKTTAQNEPINLTNANAPIKNAKNLNSTITNVAAFDTKLNHLLVDTITGRVFVGGVNRLYQLSPDLELSETVKTGPQNDSVECSILDCPLNAVRSPTDNYNKVLLIDRATSRLIACGSLFQGTCTVRNLQNVSIIEHEVPDAVVANDANSSTVAFIAPGPPQHPVTNVMYVGVTYTNNSPYRSEIPAVASRSLEKTKMFQIASSAVTTGTRTFINSYARETYFVNYVYGFSSERFSYFLTTQLKHSHHSSPKEYITKLVRICQEDSNYYSYTEIPVECISDAQGGTKFNLVQAGFLGKPSSDLAQSLGISIQDDVLFAVFSKGEGNTPTNNSALCIYSLKSIRRKFMQNIKSCFNGSGMRGLDFISPSMPCVLTKLQTIGEDFCGLDVNSPLGGETPITSVPVAMFNTKLTSVAATSTSGYTVVFVGTSDGFLKKVVIESSSIANEYASFAVDLGSEINRDMQFDNQNLYIYVMSKTKVSKVKVFDCSDYKTCGDCLGARDPYCGWCSLENKCSPRSNCQDDANDPLYWVSYKTGKCTTITSVVPHQLQRTTARTLELIIDHLPQLKENLICAFTTEDKALFTNATKKRNGVNCTTPRTDMLPQIEQGKHHFTAKLSVRTRNGPDLVSTDFTFFDCSTHSSCTRCVSSEFPCDWCVEAHRCTHDTAENCRNDILVTGVSRIGPSYRSGPGFCPTINATGDGSEVLVAGGTSKSIKVKVHIIGQFIVQTRFVCQFNIEGRVTSLNAQLLGDTIYCDSMEFQYTSRSPNLTATFAVIWGGSKPLDNPHNIHVVIYRCREMADSCGICLALSEKYNCGWCSSTNTCEVEEQCNKNKEGKTDWLNRSEICPNPEIHTFQPKTGPWEGGTNITIRGINLGKNYNDIYSGVRIAGINCMPFPQFYIDTKQIVCTVDSPGEQMYRNGKIVVQIGDYRGESKEDYEFVDPKILDFNPKFGPTSGGTEIHITGKHLNAGSRIQASINDHLPCKILSTDSSQAICRTSASPGIIEGRLKMSFDNGPREFNDYNFKYVLDPTVEHVSSGPSGQIKVPKGIPAGGIRISVTGTQFTSIQNPNIYVVYNGEMYASPCRVQSDTEMECASPVVDVDSHVIEAERPILLEYGFLMDNVLRVQNLSKVHNNHFELYPNPEYFIFEERVKYFKSEYLTINGRNLDRACKESDVEVKIGNGFCNITSLSRQQLTCRPPSEATATKSMNGPEVIVRIGTSLEYRIGILSYESSNIILDWGENVIFAVIATIVILLLIFVALLVAYKKKSSESSRVLRNMQEQMDILELRVAAECKEAFAELQTEMTDLTGDLTSGGIPFLDYRSYAMKILFPNHEDHIVLQWERPELLRKEKGLRIFGQLIMNKTFLLLFIRTLESNRYFSMRERVNVASLIMVTLQSKLEYCTDILKTLLGDLIEKCIEGKSHPKLLLRRTESVAEKMLSAWFTFLLYKFLKECAGEPLYMLFRAVKGQVDKGPVDACTHEARYSLSEEKLIRQSIDFRPMNVYASIIQQPIFCNNLDMLPSHTENVSVKVLDCDTIGQVKEKCLETIYRNIPSSQRPRKDDLDLEWRTGATGRVILYDEDVTSKTESEWKKLNTLQHYNVPDGAGLSLVPKQSSIYNFSILSDKNEKSHKYETLNISKYTSSSPTFSRAGSPLNNDMHENGLRYWHLVKHHDSDMQKEGERVNKLVSEIYLTRLLATKGTLQKFVDDLFETIFSTAHRGSALPLAIKYMFDFLDDQAQLHGITDPEVVHTWKSNSLPLRFWVNLIKNPNFVFDIHKSNIVDSCLSVVAQTFMDSCSTSDHRLGKDSPSSKLLYAKDIPEYRKWVDRYYRDIRDMSPISDQDMNAMLAEESRLHTTEFNTNCALHELYTYAVKYNEQLTVTLEEDEFSQKQRLAFKLEQVHNIMSSE; this is encoded by the exons ATGAATTTTGTTCTTAGTGTGTTGTTAATAGCAATTCTTAAAGATAAGTATGATTACTGGCTGCCATCGAGGACAGGTTGTCAAACCCTGGCAGCAAATATATGGTCTGACAAGACGACTGCGCAAAATGAGCCGATAAATTTGACTAATGCAAATGCACCGATAAAGAATGCAAAGAATCTGAATTCTACGATTACAAATGTAGCTGCGTTTGACACCAAATTGAATCACCTATTAGTGGACACCATTACTGGACGAGTCTTCGTTGGTGGTGTTAACAGGTTGTATCAGTTGTCGCCTGATTTGGAGCTTTCCGAAACTGTGAAAACGGGGCCTCAAAATGATTCCGTCGAGTGTAGCATTCTTGATTGTCCATTAAATGCAGTTCGCAGTCCGACGGACAATTATAATAAGGTCTTGCTCATTGATCGTGCAACTTCAAGACTTATTGCGTGTGGATCACTATTTCAAGGTACATGCACAGTTCGTAATCTTCAAAATGTCAGCATAATTGAGCATGAAGTTCCTGATGCTGTTGTGGCTAATGATGCCAACTCCTCAACCGTAGCATTTATTGCGCCGGGACCTCCACAACATCCGGTGACTAATGTGATGTACGTCGGAGTTACATACACAAATAATTCACCGTACCGCAGTGAAATTCCCGCAGTTGCATCCCGCTCCCTCGAAAAGACTAAAATGTTTCAGATTGCTTCCTCGGCAGTTACAACTGGAACGAGAACTTTTATAAACTCATACGCACGTGAAACATATTTTGTCAACTATGTTTATGGATTCAGTTCTGAGCGATTTTCTTACTTTCTAACAACACAGTTAAAGCACAGTCACCATTCTTCTCCTAAAGAGTACATAACGAAACTCGTACGAATATGTCAGGAAGACTCGAACTATTATTCTTACACTGAAATTCCAGTGGAATGTATAAGTGATGCTCAAGGCGGCACTAAATTCAACTTGGTTCAGGCTGGATTCTTGGGAAAACCTAGCTCAGACCTGGCTCAAAGCTTAGGTATATCTATTCAAGATGATGTCCTCTTTGCTGTTTTTTCAAAAGGAGAAGGGAATACACCAACGAACAATTCTGCACTCTGCATTTACTCATTAAAATCTATTCGTCGAAAGTTTATGCAAAACATAAAATCCTGTTTTAACGGAAGTGGCATGAGGGGCCTGGACTTTATATCACCCAGCATGCCATGTGTTCTAACG AAACTGCAAACCATTGGAGAGGACTTCTGTGGATTAGATGTAAACTCACCTTTAGGAGGAGAAACCCCCATTACTTCAGTACCGGTGGCCATGTTTAACACAAAGTTAACTTCTGTTGCTGCTACGAGTACAAGCGGGTATACCGTTGTCTTCGTGGGGACTAGCGATGGATTTCTTAAGAAAGTTGTAATCGAGTCTTCATCTATTGCCAACGAGTATGCTAGTTTTGCAGTAGATTTAGGGTCTGAAATTAATCGGGATATGCAGTTTGACAACCAAAAcctttatatatatgttatgtcCAAAACAAAAGTATCCAAGGTTAAAGTATTTGATTGCTCTGATTACAAGACATGTGGAGATTGCTTAGGTGCTAGAGATCCATATTGTGGCTGGTGCTCattggaaaataaatgtagCCCACGCTCCAACTGCCAAGACGACGCAAACGATCCTCTCTATTGGGTTAGCTATAAAACAGGGAAATGTACAACAATAACAAGTGTTGTGCCACACCAGCTACAACGTACTACAGCTCGAACCTTAGAGCTAATCATAGATCATTTGCCTCAGCTGAAAGAGAATTTAATATGTGCTTTTACTACAGAGGATAAAGCCCTTTTCACTAATGCtacaaaaaaacgaaatggcGTAAACTGCACGACACCACGAACGGATATGCTACCCCAAATTGAACAAGGGAAACATCACTTTACTGCCAAACTATCTGTTCGCACCAGAAATGGACCCGACTTAGTGTCCACGGATTTTACTTTCTTTGATTGCAGTACGCACTCTTCTTGTACACGTTGTGTGTCCTCGGAGTTTCCATGTGATTGGTGTGTTGAAGCTCACAGGTGCACACACGACACAGCTGAAAACTGCCGGAACGATATTTTGGTAACAGGTGTTAGCCGGATAGGTCCTAGTTACAGATCAGGTCCCGGATTTTGTCCAACGATCAACGCTACAGGTGATGGAAGTGAAGTACTTGTCGCTGGTGGTACAAGCAAATCCATTAAAGTAAAAGTTCATATTATTGGGCAATTTATAGTTCAAACGCGGTTTGTTTGTCAATTTAATATTGAGGGACGTGTAACTAGTTTAAACGCTCAGTTGTTGGGTGACACCATTTACTGCGATAGCATGGAATTTCAGTATACTTCTAGATCGCCCAATTTGACAGCAACTTTCGCTGTAATATGGGGCGGGTCGAAGCCACTTGACAATCCTCATAATATACATG TTGTTATATATCGATGTCGAGAAATGGCCGACAGCTGTGGTATATGCTTGGCCCTATCTGAAAAGTACAATTGCGGATGGTGCTCGTCTACTAATACATGCGAAGTTGAAGAACaatgtaataaaaacaaagaggGGAAAACTGATTGGTTAAATCGAAGTGAAATTTGCCCAAACCCTGAAATTCATACATTCCAACCAAAAACAGGTCCCTGGGAAGGAGGAACAAATATAACAATACGAGGAATTAATTTAGGCAAAAACTATAACGATATTTATTCAGGAGTTCGAATAGCTGGTATAAATTGTATGCCGTTTCCTCAATTTTATATTGACACTAAGCAAATAGTATGTACCGTGGATAGTCCTGGAGAACAGATGTATAGAAATGGCAAAATAGTGGTACAAATTGGGGACTACCGTGGTGAGTCCAAAGAGGACTACGAGTTCGTTGACCCGAAAATTTTGGATTTTAATCCAAAGTTTGGTCCAACTTCAGGTGGAACCGAAATACATATAACTGGAAAGCACTTAAATGCCGGCTCTCGTATACAGGCATCCATAAACGATCACTTACCGTGTAAAATACTAAGCACAGATTCTTCTCAAGCAATATGTCGCACTTCTGCTTCCCCTGGTATTATTGAAGGAAGACTAAAAATGTCTTTTGATAATGGGCCCCGAGAGTTTAATGActacaattttaaatatgtactGGATCCTACAGTTGAACACGTTAGTTCTGGACCAAGCGGGCAAATAAAAGTTCCAAAAGGAATACCAGCAGGCGGTATACGAATTTCTGTAACGGGTACCCAATTTACCAGTATACAAAATCCCAATATTTATGTAGTGTATAATGGAGAGATGTATGCAAGCCCATGTCGGGTGCAATCGGATACGGAAATGGAATGTGCATCTCCAGTTGTTGATGTGGACAGCCATGTTATTGAAGCGGAAAGGCCAATTCTTCTTGAATATGGGTTCCTAATGGACAATGTTTTGCGTGTTCAAAATTTATCTAAGGTTCATAACAACCATTTCGAGCTTTACCCAAATCCAGAGTATTTTATATTCGAAGAAAGAGTTAAGTACTTTAAGAGTGAATACTTAACCATAAATGGCCGAAATTTGGATCGCGCTTGCAAAGAAAGTGATGTAGAAGTAAAGATAGGAAATGGATTTTGCAATATTACATCACTTTCAAGACAACAACTAACATGTAGACCTCCTTctgaagcaacagcaaccaaaAGCATGAATGGACCTGAAGTAATTGTTCGTATTGGAACTTCGCTAGAGTATCGTATCGGTATACTTAGCTACGAATCGTCTAACATCATTTTGGATTGGGgagaaaatgtaatttttgctGTAATAGCCACAATTGTTATCTTGCTGCTGatttttgttgctttgctTGTGGcttataaaaagaaaagttcGGAATCGAGCCGAGTTCTTCGAAACATGCAGGAGCAGATGGACATTCTGGAGCTACGAGTCGCAGCTGAATGTAAAGAGGCCTTTGCCGAACTCCAAACTGAAATGACTGATCTCACAGGCGATCTTACTTCTGGAGGCATTCCATTTTTGGATTACCGGTCATATGCAATGAAGATTCTATTTCCAAACCATGAAGACCACATTGTACTACAATGGGAACGTCCTGAGCTTCTTCGGAAAGAAAAAGGCTTACGTATTTTTGGCCAACTAATCATGAATAAAACTTTCCTCCTGCTTTTTATACGAACCCTGGAGTCCAACCGATACTTCTCAATGCGAGAACGAGTTAATGTGGCCTCCTTAATAATGGTCACTCTGCAATCTAAACTAGAATATTGCACAGatatattaaaaactttattgGGAGACTTGATCGAAAAATGTATAGAAGGAAAGAGTCATCCAAAGCTCTTACTACGACGAACTGAAAGTGTGGCAGAAAAAATGTTAAGTGCTTGGTTTACATTCCTTCTTTACAAGTTTTTGAAGGAATGTGCTGGCGAGCCTTTATATATGCTTTTCCGAGCTGTGAAAGGACAAGTAGACAAGGGTCCTGTTGACGCTTGTACACATGAGGCAAGATACTCCCTTAGTGAGGAAAAACTTATACGACAGTCTATTGATTTTCGACCAATGAACGTTTATGCAAGCATTATACAGCAGCCAATATTTTGCAATAACTTAGATATGTTACCTTCTCACACCGAAAATGTATCTGTTAAAGTATTGGATTGCGACACAATTGGACAAGTGAAAGAAAAATGCTTGGAAACCATTTATAGAAACATTCCATCAAGCCAAAGACCTCGAAAGGATGACTTAGATTTAG AGTGGAGAACAGGCGCTACTGGGCGAGTAATTCTGTACGATGAGGACGTAACATCAAAAACGGAGAGCGAATGGAAAAAGCTCAACACTTTGCAGCACTATAATGTTCCGGATGGAGCCGGGCTAAGCTTAGTACCAAAGCAAAGTTCCATTTATAACTTCAGTATTTTATCggacaaaaatgaaaaatcgcACAA GTATGAAACTCTTAATATATCGAAATACACCTCCTCCTCTCCGACATTTAGCCGCGCAGGAAGTCCTCTTAACAATGATATGCATGAAAATGGTCTGAGATACTGGCATCTAGTAAAACATCATGATAGTGATATGCAAAAAGAAGGGGAACGGGTTAACAAATTAGTGTCAGAGATTTACTTAACCAGGCTATTGGCTACTAAAGGAACGCTTCAGAAATTTGTAGATGATCTCTTTGAAACGATATTTAGCACCGCTCACCGTGGATCGGCACTTCCATTAGCTATAAAGTACATGTTTGATTTTCTTGACGATCAAGCTCAATTGCACGGTATTACTGATCCAGAAGTTGTGCATACTTGGAAAAGTAACAGCTTACCATTGAG GTTTTGGGtgaacttaattaaaaatccaAATTTTGTCTTTGACATCCATAAATCGAACATAGTGGATTCCTGCCTGTCAGTAGTAGCTCAAACTTTTATGGATTCTTGTTCGACTTCTGATCATCGATTGG GCAAAGACTCACCAAGCTCGAAACTTCTGTATGCAAAAGATATACCAGAGTATCGAAAATGGGTAGATCGCTATTATAGAGACATTCGGGATATGTCCCCCATTTCAGATCAGGACATGAACGCCATGCTTGCGGAAGAGTCAAGG cTGCACACAACAGAATTTAATACGAATTGTGCTTTACATGAGCTATACACATACGCTGTGAAGTACAATGAACAACTAACTGTTACACTTGAAGAGGATGAATTTTCGCAAAAGCAGCGATTGGCTTTTAAATTAGAGCAAGTTCACAACATAATGTCGTCAGAATAA
- the PlexA gene encoding plexin A, isoform C, translating into MFNTKLTSVAATSTSGYTVVFVGTSDGFLKKVVIESSSIANEYASFAVDLGSEINRDMQFDNQNLYIYVMSKTKVSKVKVFDCSDYKTCGDCLGARDPYCGWCSLENKCSPRSNCQDDANDPLYWVSYKTGKCTTITSVVPHQLQRTTARTLELIIDHLPQLKENLICAFTTEDKALFTNATKKRNGVNCTTPRTDMLPQIEQGKHHFTAKLSVRTRNGPDLVSTDFTFFDCSTHSSCTRCVSSEFPCDWCVEAHRCTHDTAENCRNDILVTGVSRIGPSYRSGPGFCPTINATGDGSEVLVAGGTSKSIKVKVHIIGQFIVQTRFVCQFNIEGRVTSLNAQLLGDTIYCDSMEFQYTSRSPNLTATFAVIWGGSKPLDNPHNIHVVIYRCREMADSCGICLALSEKYNCGWCSSTNTCEVEEQCNKNKEGKTDWLNRSEICPNPEIHTFQPKTGPWEGGTNITIRGINLGKNYNDIYSGVRIAGINCMPFPQFYIDTKQIVCTVDSPGEQMYRNGKIVVQIGDYRGESKEDYEFVDPKILDFNPKFGPTSGGTEIHITGKHLNAGSRIQASINDHLPCKILSTDSSQAICRTSASPGIIEGRLKMSFDNGPREFNDYNFKYVLDPTVEHVSSGPSGQIKVPKGIPAGGIRISVTGTQFTSIQNPNIYVVYNGEMYASPCRVQSDTEMECASPVVDVDSHVIEAERPILLEYGFLMDNVLRVQNLSKVHNNHFELYPNPEYFIFEERVKYFKSEYLTINGRNLDRACKESDVEVKIGNGFCNITSLSRQQLTCRPPSEATATKSMNGPEVIVRIGTSLEYRIGILSYESSNIILDWGENVIFAVIATIVILLLIFVALLVAYKKKSSESSRVLRNMQEQMDILELRVAAECKEAFAELQTEMTDLTGDLTSGGIPFLDYRSYAMKILFPNHEDHIVLQWERPELLRKEKGLRIFGQLIMNKTFLLLFIRTLESNRYFSMRERVNVASLIMVTLQSKLEYCTDILKTLLGDLIEKCIEGKSHPKLLLRRTESVAEKMLSAWFTFLLYKFLKECAGEPLYMLFRAVKGQVDKGPVDACTHEARYSLSEEKLIRQSIDFRPMNVYASIIQQPIFCNNLDMLPSHTENVSVKVLDCDTIGQVKEKCLETIYRNIPSSQRPRKDDLDLEWRTGATGRVILYDEDVTSKTESEWKKLNTLQHYNVPDGAGLSLVPKQSSIYNFSILSDKNEKSHKYETLNISKYTSSSPTFSRAGSPLNNDMHENGLRYWHLVKHHDSDMQKEGERVNKLVSEIYLTRLLATKGTLQKFVDDLFETIFSTAHRGSALPLAIKYMFDFLDDQAQLHGITDPEVVHTWKSNSLPLRFWVNLIKNPNFVFDIHKSNIVDSCLSVVAQTFMDSCSTSDHRLGKDSPSSKLLYAKDIPEYRKWVDRYYRDIRDMSPISDQDMNAMLAEESRLHTTEFNTNCALHELYTYAVKYNEQLTVTLEEDEFSQKQRLAFKLEQVHNIMSSE; encoded by the exons ATGTTTAACACAAAGTTAACTTCTGTTGCTGCTACGAGTACAAGCGGGTATACCGTTGTCTTCGTGGGGACTAGCGATGGATTTCTTAAGAAAGTTGTAATCGAGTCTTCATCTATTGCCAACGAGTATGCTAGTTTTGCAGTAGATTTAGGGTCTGAAATTAATCGGGATATGCAGTTTGACAACCAAAAcctttatatatatgttatgtcCAAAACAAAAGTATCCAAGGTTAAAGTATTTGATTGCTCTGATTACAAGACATGTGGAGATTGCTTAGGTGCTAGAGATCCATATTGTGGCTGGTGCTCattggaaaataaatgtagCCCACGCTCCAACTGCCAAGACGACGCAAACGATCCTCTCTATTGGGTTAGCTATAAAACAGGGAAATGTACAACAATAACAAGTGTTGTGCCACACCAGCTACAACGTACTACAGCTCGAACCTTAGAGCTAATCATAGATCATTTGCCTCAGCTGAAAGAGAATTTAATATGTGCTTTTACTACAGAGGATAAAGCCCTTTTCACTAATGCtacaaaaaaacgaaatggcGTAAACTGCACGACACCACGAACGGATATGCTACCCCAAATTGAACAAGGGAAACATCACTTTACTGCCAAACTATCTGTTCGCACCAGAAATGGACCCGACTTAGTGTCCACGGATTTTACTTTCTTTGATTGCAGTACGCACTCTTCTTGTACACGTTGTGTGTCCTCGGAGTTTCCATGTGATTGGTGTGTTGAAGCTCACAGGTGCACACACGACACAGCTGAAAACTGCCGGAACGATATTTTGGTAACAGGTGTTAGCCGGATAGGTCCTAGTTACAGATCAGGTCCCGGATTTTGTCCAACGATCAACGCTACAGGTGATGGAAGTGAAGTACTTGTCGCTGGTGGTACAAGCAAATCCATTAAAGTAAAAGTTCATATTATTGGGCAATTTATAGTTCAAACGCGGTTTGTTTGTCAATTTAATATTGAGGGACGTGTAACTAGTTTAAACGCTCAGTTGTTGGGTGACACCATTTACTGCGATAGCATGGAATTTCAGTATACTTCTAGATCGCCCAATTTGACAGCAACTTTCGCTGTAATATGGGGCGGGTCGAAGCCACTTGACAATCCTCATAATATACATG TTGTTATATATCGATGTCGAGAAATGGCCGACAGCTGTGGTATATGCTTGGCCCTATCTGAAAAGTACAATTGCGGATGGTGCTCGTCTACTAATACATGCGAAGTTGAAGAACaatgtaataaaaacaaagaggGGAAAACTGATTGGTTAAATCGAAGTGAAATTTGCCCAAACCCTGAAATTCATACATTCCAACCAAAAACAGGTCCCTGGGAAGGAGGAACAAATATAACAATACGAGGAATTAATTTAGGCAAAAACTATAACGATATTTATTCAGGAGTTCGAATAGCTGGTATAAATTGTATGCCGTTTCCTCAATTTTATATTGACACTAAGCAAATAGTATGTACCGTGGATAGTCCTGGAGAACAGATGTATAGAAATGGCAAAATAGTGGTACAAATTGGGGACTACCGTGGTGAGTCCAAAGAGGACTACGAGTTCGTTGACCCGAAAATTTTGGATTTTAATCCAAAGTTTGGTCCAACTTCAGGTGGAACCGAAATACATATAACTGGAAAGCACTTAAATGCCGGCTCTCGTATACAGGCATCCATAAACGATCACTTACCGTGTAAAATACTAAGCACAGATTCTTCTCAAGCAATATGTCGCACTTCTGCTTCCCCTGGTATTATTGAAGGAAGACTAAAAATGTCTTTTGATAATGGGCCCCGAGAGTTTAATGActacaattttaaatatgtactGGATCCTACAGTTGAACACGTTAGTTCTGGACCAAGCGGGCAAATAAAAGTTCCAAAAGGAATACCAGCAGGCGGTATACGAATTTCTGTAACGGGTACCCAATTTACCAGTATACAAAATCCCAATATTTATGTAGTGTATAATGGAGAGATGTATGCAAGCCCATGTCGGGTGCAATCGGATACGGAAATGGAATGTGCATCTCCAGTTGTTGATGTGGACAGCCATGTTATTGAAGCGGAAAGGCCAATTCTTCTTGAATATGGGTTCCTAATGGACAATGTTTTGCGTGTTCAAAATTTATCTAAGGTTCATAACAACCATTTCGAGCTTTACCCAAATCCAGAGTATTTTATATTCGAAGAAAGAGTTAAGTACTTTAAGAGTGAATACTTAACCATAAATGGCCGAAATTTGGATCGCGCTTGCAAAGAAAGTGATGTAGAAGTAAAGATAGGAAATGGATTTTGCAATATTACATCACTTTCAAGACAACAACTAACATGTAGACCTCCTTctgaagcaacagcaaccaaaAGCATGAATGGACCTGAAGTAATTGTTCGTATTGGAACTTCGCTAGAGTATCGTATCGGTATACTTAGCTACGAATCGTCTAACATCATTTTGGATTGGGgagaaaatgtaatttttgctGTAATAGCCACAATTGTTATCTTGCTGCTGatttttgttgctttgctTGTGGcttataaaaagaaaagttcGGAATCGAGCCGAGTTCTTCGAAACATGCAGGAGCAGATGGACATTCTGGAGCTACGAGTCGCAGCTGAATGTAAAGAGGCCTTTGCCGAACTCCAAACTGAAATGACTGATCTCACAGGCGATCTTACTTCTGGAGGCATTCCATTTTTGGATTACCGGTCATATGCAATGAAGATTCTATTTCCAAACCATGAAGACCACATTGTACTACAATGGGAACGTCCTGAGCTTCTTCGGAAAGAAAAAGGCTTACGTATTTTTGGCCAACTAATCATGAATAAAACTTTCCTCCTGCTTTTTATACGAACCCTGGAGTCCAACCGATACTTCTCAATGCGAGAACGAGTTAATGTGGCCTCCTTAATAATGGTCACTCTGCAATCTAAACTAGAATATTGCACAGatatattaaaaactttattgGGAGACTTGATCGAAAAATGTATAGAAGGAAAGAGTCATCCAAAGCTCTTACTACGACGAACTGAAAGTGTGGCAGAAAAAATGTTAAGTGCTTGGTTTACATTCCTTCTTTACAAGTTTTTGAAGGAATGTGCTGGCGAGCCTTTATATATGCTTTTCCGAGCTGTGAAAGGACAAGTAGACAAGGGTCCTGTTGACGCTTGTACACATGAGGCAAGATACTCCCTTAGTGAGGAAAAACTTATACGACAGTCTATTGATTTTCGACCAATGAACGTTTATGCAAGCATTATACAGCAGCCAATATTTTGCAATAACTTAGATATGTTACCTTCTCACACCGAAAATGTATCTGTTAAAGTATTGGATTGCGACACAATTGGACAAGTGAAAGAAAAATGCTTGGAAACCATTTATAGAAACATTCCATCAAGCCAAAGACCTCGAAAGGATGACTTAGATTTAG AGTGGAGAACAGGCGCTACTGGGCGAGTAATTCTGTACGATGAGGACGTAACATCAAAAACGGAGAGCGAATGGAAAAAGCTCAACACTTTGCAGCACTATAATGTTCCGGATGGAGCCGGGCTAAGCTTAGTACCAAAGCAAAGTTCCATTTATAACTTCAGTATTTTATCggacaaaaatgaaaaatcgcACAA GTATGAAACTCTTAATATATCGAAATACACCTCCTCCTCTCCGACATTTAGCCGCGCAGGAAGTCCTCTTAACAATGATATGCATGAAAATGGTCTGAGATACTGGCATCTAGTAAAACATCATGATAGTGATATGCAAAAAGAAGGGGAACGGGTTAACAAATTAGTGTCAGAGATTTACTTAACCAGGCTATTGGCTACTAAAGGAACGCTTCAGAAATTTGTAGATGATCTCTTTGAAACGATATTTAGCACCGCTCACCGTGGATCGGCACTTCCATTAGCTATAAAGTACATGTTTGATTTTCTTGACGATCAAGCTCAATTGCACGGTATTACTGATCCAGAAGTTGTGCATACTTGGAAAAGTAACAGCTTACCATTGAG GTTTTGGGtgaacttaattaaaaatccaAATTTTGTCTTTGACATCCATAAATCGAACATAGTGGATTCCTGCCTGTCAGTAGTAGCTCAAACTTTTATGGATTCTTGTTCGACTTCTGATCATCGATTGG GCAAAGACTCACCAAGCTCGAAACTTCTGTATGCAAAAGATATACCAGAGTATCGAAAATGGGTAGATCGCTATTATAGAGACATTCGGGATATGTCCCCCATTTCAGATCAGGACATGAACGCCATGCTTGCGGAAGAGTCAAGG cTGCACACAACAGAATTTAATACGAATTGTGCTTTACATGAGCTATACACATACGCTGTGAAGTACAATGAACAACTAACTGTTACACTTGAAGAGGATGAATTTTCGCAAAAGCAGCGATTGGCTTTTAAATTAGAGCAAGTTCACAACATAATGTCGTCAGAATAA